One region of Rhodocaloribacter litoris genomic DNA includes:
- a CDS encoding glycoside hydrolase family 113 has translation MTNLRFLLTAGLGGVLVAGLVAAFGWAPFRQEDGAARPDARIRAVTLDARHPPADSLLDRLAGLGVTHVAVIPYAFQPDPQTPALRHNPDGHWYAESDAGIRDLAGRLRARGLGLILKPQLWMRGAWTADLTFDSEAAWTAWERAYRDFILHYARLAAGTDAALLVVGTELARAVRTREAFWRRLIADVRTLYGGPLTYAANWHDDFEHVPFWDALDYVGVQAYFPLAETDSPSLATLRAGWAPHRAALERIARRTGRPVLLTELGYRSVSYAAAEPWRWPSRDEYGHLAPDFDLQARLFQAFFDACWDAPWLAGVIIWKWQADPGRRPRDLDFTPQDKPAEQVLRAWFRSTG, from the coding sequence ATGACGAACCTGCGTTTTCTTCTGACGGCCGGCCTGGGCGGGGTGCTCGTGGCCGGCCTCGTCGCGGCGTTCGGATGGGCGCCTTTCCGGCAGGAGGACGGGGCCGCCCGGCCGGATGCACGGATCCGCGCCGTCACGCTCGACGCCCGCCATCCTCCCGCCGACAGCCTCCTCGACCGCCTCGCCGGGCTCGGCGTCACCCACGTCGCCGTCATCCCCTATGCGTTCCAGCCGGACCCTCAGACGCCCGCGCTGCGCCACAACCCGGACGGCCACTGGTACGCCGAGAGCGACGCCGGCATCCGTGACCTGGCCGGACGGCTCCGCGCCCGCGGGCTCGGCCTGATCCTCAAGCCGCAACTCTGGATGCGCGGCGCGTGGACGGCCGACCTTACCTTCGACTCCGAAGCCGCCTGGACGGCCTGGGAGCGCGCCTACCGCGACTTCATCCTGCACTACGCCCGTCTCGCCGCCGGGACGGACGCCGCGTTGCTCGTCGTCGGCACGGAGCTGGCCCGGGCCGTCCGCACGCGCGAGGCCTTCTGGCGCCGCCTCATCGCCGACGTGCGGACCCTCTACGGCGGTCCCCTCACCTATGCCGCCAACTGGCACGACGACTTCGAGCACGTGCCCTTCTGGGATGCGCTCGACTACGTGGGCGTCCAGGCCTATTTCCCCCTCGCTGAGACGGACAGTCCTTCCCTCGCGACGCTCCGGGCCGGCTGGGCGCCCCATCGCGCGGCGCTCGAGCGCATCGCCCGTCGCACCGGCAGGCCCGTCCTTCTGACCGAGCTCGGCTACCGGAGCGTCTCCTACGCTGCCGCCGAACCCTGGCGCTGGCCCTCTCGCGACGAGTACGGCCACCTCGCCCCCGACTTCGACCTGCAGGCCCGGCTCTTTCAGGCCTTCTTCGATGCGTGCTGGGACGCGCCCTGGCTCGCCGGCGTCATTATCTGGAAATGGCAGGCCGACCCCGGACGACGCCCCCGCGACCTCGACTTCACCCCCCAGGACAAACCCGCCGAGCAGGTCCTCCGCGCCTGGTTCCGGAGCACCGGTTGA
- a CDS encoding aminotransferase class V-fold PLP-dependent enzyme, with protein MYTRRQFFGALGRPAAATMVAATFQPAALPRLLDVLAGYAGPPEEIARDEDFWAEVQQAFTVDRSLINLNNGGVSPAPAIVQEAMKRHLDYSNEAPVYTMWRILEPQREGVRQRLARAFGCDAEEIALTRNASEGLQICQLGFDLKPGDEVLTTTHDYPRMITTFRQRARREGIRLVQFPLPIPAEDPDEVVRLFEEHITPRTRLILMCHIVNITGQILPVKPVVQMARAKGIPVIVDGAHAFAHFDFTHADLDCDYYATSLHKWLFAPHGTGMLYVRRDKIRDLWPMTPAPDTLDDDIRKFEEIGTHPAANYLAVAEALTFHQGIGSRRKEARLRYLTDYWAERLLAHDRVRLHTSRKPAFYCGIATVQIEGIDPVRLGEYLWERHRIIVTPIQHPEFEGLRITPSVYTTLEELDRFVEAMEHVLRHGLPEG; from the coding sequence ATGTACACCCGTCGCCAGTTCTTCGGCGCCCTCGGGCGCCCGGCCGCCGCCACGATGGTGGCCGCCACGTTCCAGCCCGCCGCCCTGCCCCGCCTGCTCGACGTGCTCGCCGGCTATGCGGGTCCCCCCGAGGAGATCGCCCGGGACGAGGACTTCTGGGCCGAGGTGCAGCAGGCTTTCACGGTGGACCGCAGCCTCATCAACCTGAACAACGGCGGCGTCAGCCCGGCGCCGGCCATCGTGCAGGAGGCCATGAAGCGCCACCTCGACTACTCGAACGAGGCACCCGTCTACACGATGTGGCGCATCCTGGAGCCCCAGCGCGAGGGCGTCCGGCAGCGCCTGGCGCGCGCCTTCGGCTGCGACGCCGAGGAGATCGCCCTCACCCGCAACGCCTCCGAAGGGCTCCAGATCTGCCAGCTCGGCTTCGACCTGAAGCCCGGCGACGAGGTGCTCACCACCACGCACGACTACCCGCGCATGATCACCACCTTCCGGCAACGCGCGCGCCGCGAAGGGATCCGGCTGGTCCAGTTCCCCCTGCCCATCCCCGCCGAGGACCCCGACGAGGTGGTGCGGCTGTTCGAGGAGCACATCACCCCGCGCACCCGGCTCATCCTCATGTGCCACATCGTCAACATCACCGGGCAGATCCTGCCCGTCAAGCCGGTGGTGCAGATGGCCCGGGCGAAGGGCATCCCCGTCATCGTCGACGGGGCCCACGCGTTCGCCCACTTCGACTTCACGCACGCCGACCTCGACTGCGACTACTACGCCACGAGCCTGCACAAGTGGCTCTTCGCCCCGCACGGCACCGGCATGCTCTACGTCCGCCGGGACAAGATCCGCGACCTCTGGCCGATGACGCCGGCTCCGGATACGCTCGACGACGACATCCGCAAGTTCGAGGAGATCGGCACGCATCCGGCCGCCAACTACCTGGCCGTGGCCGAGGCGCTCACGTTCCACCAGGGCATCGGCAGCCGGCGCAAGGAGGCCCGCCTGCGGTATCTGACCGACTACTGGGCCGAACGCCTCCTCGCCCACGACCGCGTGCGCCTGCACACCAGCCGCAAGCCGGCCTTCTACTGCGGCATCGCCACCGTCCAGATCGAAGGCATCGACCCGGTCCGGCTCGGGGAGTACCTGTGGGAACGACACCGCATCATCGTCACCCCCATCCAGCATCCCGAGTTCGAGGGGCTGCGCATCACCCCGAGCGTGTATACGACGCTGGAAGAGCTCGACCGCTTCGTCGAGGCGATGGAGCACGTCCTCCGCCACGGCTTGCCGGAGGGTTGA
- a CDS encoding RidA family protein — MAVLAGCTTPAPETVPDGGRSVVATGAAPAAVGPYSQAVRVGNLLFLAGQIGLDPATGQLVEGGVVAETRQAMENLRAVLEAAGFSMADVVQAQVFLADLNDYAAMNEVYASFFDGPPPARAAVEVARLPRDARVEIMMTAAR; from the coding sequence ATGGCCGTGCTGGCCGGATGCACCACGCCCGCGCCGGAGACGGTGCCGGACGGAGGCCGCAGCGTCGTCGCCACCGGGGCCGCGCCGGCCGCCGTCGGGCCGTACTCGCAGGCCGTCCGGGTGGGTAACCTGCTCTTTCTGGCCGGGCAGATCGGGCTGGACCCGGCCACCGGGCAACTCGTCGAGGGCGGCGTAGTGGCCGAGACGCGGCAGGCCATGGAGAACCTCCGGGCCGTCCTCGAAGCCGCCGGCTTCTCGATGGCCGATGTGGTGCAGGCCCAGGTCTTCCTGGCCGACCTGAACGACTACGCCGCCATGAATGAGGTCTACGCTTCCTTCTTCGACGGACCACCGCCGGCCCGCGCCGCCGTAGAGGTGGCCCGCCTCCCCCGTGACGCCCGCGTCGAGATCATGATGACGGCGGCGCGATGA
- the lhgO gene encoding L-2-hydroxyglutarate oxidase has protein sequence MTHDVAIVGGGIVGLATAYQLARQAPGRSIIVLEKEAALATHQTGRNSGVIHSGIYYRPGSLKAENCREGRKALVAFCEREGLPFEVCGKVIVAVTEAERPRLHAILERGRANGIAARLIGPEALRAREPHVRGVEAILVPEAGIVDFRAVTLRLAERVRERGHEVRTNAAVRDVAVRSDGFTLATEAGEVRARYLVGCAGLYADRLARMCGLEPGVRIIPFRGEYFELKPPARALCRHLIYPVPDPAFPFLGVHFTRMIDGRVECGPSAVLAFAREGYTFGTVNLRDLAEMVTYPGFRRLAARHARTGWHELRQSLSKRVYLRALRRLIPDVTLDDLAPRVAGVRAQAVRPDGTLVDDFLFAETDRAVHVCNAPSPAATAALNVGRLAAERLLAHLA, from the coding sequence ATGACGCACGACGTTGCCATCGTGGGAGGCGGCATCGTGGGGCTGGCGACGGCCTACCAGCTCGCCCGGCAGGCCCCCGGCCGGTCGATCATCGTGCTCGAGAAAGAGGCGGCGCTGGCCACCCACCAGACGGGCCGCAACTCGGGTGTCATCCACTCGGGCATCTACTACCGTCCCGGCTCGCTCAAGGCCGAGAACTGCCGGGAGGGCCGCAAGGCGCTGGTGGCGTTCTGTGAGCGGGAAGGGCTGCCGTTCGAGGTGTGCGGCAAGGTGATCGTGGCGGTGACGGAAGCGGAGCGGCCGCGCCTGCACGCCATCCTGGAGCGGGGACGGGCCAACGGCATCGCGGCCCGGCTCATCGGGCCGGAGGCACTGCGCGCGCGCGAGCCGCACGTGCGGGGCGTCGAGGCCATCCTGGTGCCCGAGGCCGGCATCGTCGACTTCCGGGCCGTGACGCTCCGTCTGGCCGAGCGCGTCCGCGAGCGCGGGCACGAGGTACGAACGAACGCCGCCGTCCGCGACGTGGCCGTGCGCTCCGACGGGTTCACGCTGGCAACCGAGGCCGGCGAGGTCCGGGCACGCTACCTGGTCGGGTGCGCCGGCCTCTACGCCGACCGCCTCGCCCGGATGTGCGGCCTCGAGCCGGGCGTGCGCATCATCCCGTTCCGGGGCGAGTACTTCGAATTGAAGCCGCCCGCCCGCGCCCTGTGCCGTCACCTCATCTACCCCGTGCCCGACCCGGCCTTTCCGTTCCTGGGCGTCCATTTCACCCGGATGATCGACGGGCGGGTCGAGTGCGGGCCGAGCGCCGTCCTGGCCTTCGCCCGCGAGGGATACACCTTCGGCACGGTGAACCTGCGCGACCTGGCCGAGATGGTGACCTATCCCGGCTTCCGGCGGCTGGCGGCCCGGCATGCCCGCACCGGCTGGCACGAGCTGCGGCAGTCGCTCTCGAAGCGCGTCTACCTGCGCGCGCTCCGGCGCCTCATCCCCGACGTCACGCTCGACGACCTGGCACCCCGCGTGGCCGGCGTGCGGGCCCAGGCCGTCCGCCCCGACGGCACCCTGGTCGATGATTTCCTCTTTGCCGAGACCGACCGGGCGGTGCACGTGTGCAATGCGCCCTCACCGGCGGCCACCGCCGCGCTCAACGTGGGCCGCTTGGCCGCCGAACGCCTGCTGGCCCACCTGGCGTAA
- a CDS encoding peroxidase-related enzyme (This protein belongs to a clade of uncharacterized proteins related to peroxidases such as the alkylhydroperoxidase AhpD.): MAWIDMIDEADASGELREIYDEIIGSRGKLSNIMRIHSLNPPTMRAHLALYLKIMFGRSGLHRADRELLATVVSAANGCAYCVHHHAEALNFYWKDRDRVQRVAADFRADPDLTPAQRAMLAYAEKLTRKDAGWRAQEARGFRAMLAV; this comes from the coding sequence ATGGCCTGGATCGACATGATTGACGAGGCGGACGCCTCGGGTGAACTCAGGGAGATCTACGACGAGATCATCGGGAGCCGGGGCAAGCTCTCGAACATCATGCGCATCCACAGCCTCAACCCGCCCACGATGCGGGCGCACCTGGCCCTGTACCTGAAGATCATGTTCGGTCGCTCCGGCTTGCACCGGGCCGACCGCGAGCTGCTGGCCACGGTGGTCTCGGCGGCCAACGGCTGTGCCTACTGCGTGCACCACCACGCCGAGGCGCTCAACTTCTACTGGAAAGACCGCGACCGGGTGCAGCGGGTCGCCGCCGACTTCCGCGCCGACCCCGACCTGACGCCCGCCCAGCGGGCCATGCTCGCCTACGCCGAGAAGCTCACGAGAAAGGATGCAGGATGGCGAGCGCAGGAAGCCCGCGGCTTCAGGGCTATGTTGGCCGTGTAG
- a CDS encoding RNA-guided endonuclease InsQ/TnpB family protein — protein sequence MPTLRYRYRFYPNAEQRQMLARQFGCVRYVYNWALALKRDAFRERGEKIGYAETDKRLTALKREPDHAWLNDVSSVPLQQALRHLDKAYTAFFRGTARFPRFKAKKHRQSATYTRRGFSLRDSGVPGQPVVKLAKMRTPLKIRWSRPLPSAPSSLTVVQEPDGKYYISFVVEVDYQPLPKTKREGGIDLGVKDVVVTSDGWRSGNPKHLKRALDRLALEQKRLARKQKGSKNWHKQRRKVAKLHAKVRNQRQDFLHQLSTRLVRRYDTIYTESLCIRGMVKNHSLARAISDAGWSAFVGMLEYKATLYCKRFVQIDRWYPSSKTCSGCNYTMETLPLGVRAWVCPRCGAEHDRDVNAAQNVLAVGQTVAERSFGNACGDGVRPALASVSEGDCR from the coding sequence ATGCCCACCCTACGTTACCGATACCGCTTCTATCCCAACGCCGAGCAGCGACAGATGCTCGCCCGGCAGTTCGGCTGCGTTCGGTACGTCTACAACTGGGCGCTGGCACTCAAGCGCGATGCGTTCCGTGAGCGAGGCGAGAAGATCGGCTACGCCGAGACGGACAAGCGGCTGACGGCGCTGAAGCGGGAGCCTGATCATGCGTGGCTTAACGACGTCTCCAGCGTCCCGCTTCAGCAAGCCCTTCGGCATCTCGACAAAGCCTACACGGCGTTCTTCCGGGGCACCGCCCGGTTTCCTCGCTTCAAGGCAAAGAAGCACCGTCAGAGTGCCACGTACACCCGGCGCGGCTTCTCGCTCAGAGACAGCGGAGTGCCGGGGCAGCCTGTCGTGAAGCTCGCCAAAATGCGCACCCCGCTCAAGATTCGGTGGAGCCGCCCGCTTCCATCCGCTCCGTCTTCGCTGACGGTGGTTCAGGAGCCCGACGGGAAGTACTACATCTCCTTCGTTGTCGAAGTGGATTATCAACCTCTCCCGAAAACCAAGAGAGAGGGGGGTATCGACCTCGGCGTGAAGGATGTGGTCGTCACGTCGGATGGGTGGCGCAGCGGTAATCCGAAGCATCTCAAACGCGCTCTGGATCGCCTTGCTCTGGAGCAGAAAAGGCTCGCCCGCAAGCAGAAGGGTTCCAAGAACTGGCACAAGCAGCGCCGGAAGGTGGCGAAGCTGCACGCGAAGGTCAGGAACCAGCGGCAGGATTTCTTGCACCAGCTTTCGACGCGGCTCGTGCGGCGGTACGACACCATCTACACCGAATCGCTCTGCATCCGGGGCATGGTTAAGAACCACAGCCTCGCCCGGGCGATCAGCGATGCCGGTTGGAGCGCGTTCGTCGGGATGCTGGAGTACAAGGCGACGTTGTACTGCAAACGCTTTGTGCAGATCGACCGCTGGTATCCGAGTAGCAAGACCTGCTCGGGTTGTAACTACACGATGGAAACCCTCCCGCTGGGTGTGCGGGCATGGGTATGCCCCCGCTGCGGGGCAGAACACGACCGCGACGTAAACGCGGCACAGAACGTTCTGGCGGTCGGGCAGACCGTAGCCGAACGATCGTTCGGCAATGCTTGTGGAGACGGTGTAAGACCGGCGCTAGCCTCGGTTAGCGAAGGCGACTGTCGATGA
- a CDS encoding DoxX family protein produces MNFLNNLAPHAHWFLRIALASVFLYHGLGKFGNLSGMAEQMQMPVFLVALLGAAESLGGIFILAGGVSKEWMTRVAGLIFAVVMVGAILIVHLPHGWNSIGNLGMEFQFTLLMIALFFLVRGNSVGGGTTRQEPVQTQAEAGL; encoded by the coding sequence ATGAACTTCCTGAACAATCTCGCCCCACACGCCCACTGGTTTTTGCGCATTGCGCTGGCAAGCGTGTTTCTGTACCACGGGCTGGGCAAGTTTGGTAACCTGAGCGGGATGGCGGAGCAGATGCAGATGCCGGTCTTTCTGGTGGCGCTGCTCGGTGCTGCGGAGTCGCTGGGAGGTATCTTCATCCTGGCCGGGGGTGTTTCGAAAGAGTGGATGACCCGGGTGGCCGGTCTCATCTTCGCCGTGGTGATGGTTGGCGCTATTCTGATCGTTCACCTTCCGCACGGCTGGAACTCCATCGGCAATCTGGGTATGGAATTCCAGTTCACCCTCTTGATGATCGCCCTGTTCTTCCTTGTCAGGGGGAACAGTGTCGGTGGCGGTACGACCCGGCAGGAGCCGGTACAAACGCAGGCTGAGGCAGGCCTGTGA
- a CDS encoding Hpt domain-containing protein, which yields MEQKRIFLTLDSETTPDRQLPEANEHLSVNLAFLEAHAFGNTGFIVKMIDLFMAQAPGLLAMLRQGRARSDWEQVRFVVHKMKSSARILGSETLAQALACVERQAARPDAHETLPLRIDQVATLYETALHELEAVRRKYV from the coding sequence GTGGAGCAAAAGCGTATATTCCTCACCCTCGATTCGGAAACGACGCCGGATCGGCAACTACCCGAGGCGAACGAGCACCTCTCCGTCAACCTGGCGTTTCTCGAAGCCCATGCCTTCGGCAACACCGGGTTCATCGTCAAGATGATCGATCTGTTCATGGCGCAGGCCCCCGGCCTGCTCGCGATGCTGCGACAGGGCCGGGCCCGGTCGGACTGGGAGCAGGTCCGCTTCGTGGTACACAAGATGAAGTCGTCCGCACGGATTCTGGGAAGCGAGACGCTTGCGCAGGCGCTGGCCTGTGTGGAGCGGCAGGCGGCCCGCCCCGACGCCCACGAGACCCTCCCGCTCCGGATCGACCAGGTAGCCACCCTTTACGAAACAGCCCTTCACGAACTGGAAGCCGTGCGACGGAAATACGTATAG
- a CDS encoding LytR/AlgR family response regulator transcription factor, whose amino-acid sequence MMRCLVVDDDALARAFMEHFIARHGALELIGSCESALEASGILKHERVDLVFLDIEMPEMNGLELIQRLTRRPQVILVTAKEEYAIDAFEVEVTDYLLKPVKYARFLKAVERAERRARAERLQAEHVFIKTEGRLVRLELAAVQWIEAQGDYVLIHTDTGRYLVHSTMKAMIDRLPENDFARVHRSFIVRLDRIDDVSATSLVVGRRVIPIGASYKEDLHRRLHTL is encoded by the coding sequence ATGATGCGGTGCCTTGTCGTAGACGACGATGCGCTTGCACGGGCATTCATGGAGCACTTCATCGCCCGGCACGGCGCGCTGGAACTGATCGGCTCGTGCGAAAGCGCCCTCGAAGCCAGCGGCATACTCAAGCATGAGCGCGTCGACCTGGTGTTTCTCGACATCGAAATGCCGGAGATGAACGGCCTGGAACTGATCCAGCGGCTCACCCGGCGTCCCCAGGTCATCCTCGTAACGGCCAAAGAGGAATACGCCATCGACGCGTTCGAAGTCGAGGTGACCGACTACCTGCTCAAACCGGTCAAGTATGCCCGTTTTCTGAAGGCCGTCGAGCGGGCGGAGCGCCGGGCGCGGGCCGAGCGCCTGCAGGCCGAGCACGTTTTCATCAAGACGGAGGGCCGCCTGGTCAGGCTCGAACTGGCCGCCGTGCAGTGGATCGAAGCCCAGGGAGATTACGTCCTGATCCACACCGACACCGGGCGCTACCTGGTCCATTCCACCATGAAAGCGATGATCGATCGCCTGCCGGAGAACGACTTTGCCCGCGTGCACCGCTCCTTCATCGTCCGCCTCGACCGGATCGATGACGTCTCGGCGACCTCGCTGGTGGTCGGGCGCAGGGTCATTCCCATCGGTGCCTCCTACAAGGAGGATCTGCACCGGCGCCTCCACACGCTCTGA
- the hprK gene encoding HPr(Ser) kinase/phosphatase, with product MPHQPKIFQKESITVAFMVEQLRHTVGLPVEAVNEVEAGNRLVVESTLHRPGLVLAGFVEVFTHQRVQILGNTENAYLRHLDPAARRAAFETLLRFPIPCLFLTENNELDPVLVEMATERGVPVYRTPLPTVNFMTVLRDFLLDQFAPQQSIHGALVDVYGIGLLITGKAGIGKSEVALDLVERGHRLVADDVVIVTKKDEQVLMGSGTDLVQHFMEIRGLGLIDVRAMFGIRAIRFQKRVEVVVSLHEWDPTEEYTRLGMVDETRDILGVALPLVKLPITPGKNVTVLCEVIAMNHLLRHYGYDPAEVFAERLAERIRQKKSDVPARGIEYFEHDYE from the coding sequence ATGCCACACCAGCCGAAAATTTTTCAGAAAGAGTCGATCACGGTGGCCTTCATGGTGGAGCAGTTGCGCCACACGGTGGGGCTGCCGGTCGAAGCGGTCAACGAGGTCGAAGCCGGTAATCGCCTCGTGGTCGAGAGCACGCTGCACCGGCCGGGCCTGGTGCTGGCCGGGTTCGTCGAGGTGTTCACGCACCAGCGCGTGCAGATCCTGGGCAACACCGAGAACGCCTACCTGCGCCATCTCGACCCGGCGGCGCGGCGGGCCGCCTTTGAGACCCTCCTCCGCTTTCCCATTCCCTGTCTTTTCCTGACCGAGAACAACGAGCTGGACCCGGTGCTGGTCGAGATGGCCACGGAGCGGGGGGTTCCGGTGTATCGAACCCCGTTGCCGACGGTCAACTTCATGACGGTGCTGCGGGACTTTCTGCTGGACCAGTTCGCCCCGCAGCAGTCCATTCACGGCGCCCTCGTCGACGTCTACGGCATCGGCCTGCTCATCACGGGCAAGGCCGGCATCGGCAAGAGTGAGGTAGCCCTCGACCTGGTCGAGCGCGGGCACCGCCTGGTGGCCGACGACGTGGTGATCGTGACAAAGAAGGACGAGCAGGTGCTGATGGGTTCGGGGACGGACCTGGTGCAGCACTTCATGGAGATCCGCGGGCTGGGGCTGATCGACGTGCGGGCCATGTTCGGTATCCGCGCCATCCGCTTTCAAAAACGGGTGGAGGTGGTCGTGAGCCTGCACGAGTGGGACCCGACCGAGGAGTACACACGCCTCGGCATGGTGGACGAGACGCGGGACATCCTGGGCGTGGCGCTGCCGCTGGTGAAGCTCCCGATCACGCCGGGCAAGAACGTGACCGTGCTCTGCGAGGTCATCGCCATGAACCACCTGCTGCGCCACTACGGCTACGACCCGGCCGAGGTCTTCGCCGAACGCCTGGCCGAGCGTATCCGCCAGAAGAAAAGCGATGTCCCCGCCCGCGGCATCGAGTATTTCGAGCACGACTACGAGTGA
- a CDS encoding AAA family ATPase, translating to MSEFDLALVNERITRESAFIDDLMAEIGRVVVGQRYMVERLLIGLLADGHVLLEGVPGLAKTLTVSSLARAIGTRFQRIQFTPDLLPADLLGTLVYNQKEGEFFIKKGPIFANLILADEINRSPAKVQSALLESMQERQVTIGETTFPLEQPFLVLATQNPIEQEGTYPLPEAQVDRFMMKIKVGYPTREEELEIMRRMARTGDKAAIRPVVRPAQILSARRVLNELYIDERVEHYIIDLVMASRDPASYRLATLRPLIEYGASPRASIYLNLAARAHAFLQHRAYVTPEDVRSVAMDVLRHRIAITYEAEAEEVTSEDIVRRILETVEVP from the coding sequence ATGAGCGAATTTGATCTGGCGCTCGTCAACGAACGCATTACCCGGGAGAGTGCTTTCATCGACGACCTGATGGCCGAGATCGGCCGCGTGGTCGTCGGGCAGCGGTATATGGTGGAGCGCCTGCTCATCGGCCTGCTGGCCGACGGGCACGTGTTGCTCGAAGGGGTGCCGGGGCTGGCCAAGACCCTCACGGTCAGCTCGCTGGCCCGGGCCATCGGCACCCGGTTCCAGCGCATCCAGTTCACCCCGGATCTCCTGCCGGCCGACCTGCTGGGCACGCTCGTCTACAACCAGAAGGAGGGGGAGTTTTTCATCAAGAAGGGTCCCATCTTCGCCAACCTCATCCTGGCCGACGAGATCAACCGTTCCCCGGCCAAGGTGCAGAGCGCCCTGCTCGAAAGCATGCAGGAACGCCAGGTCACCATCGGCGAGACGACGTTCCCGCTGGAGCAACCCTTCCTGGTGCTCGCCACCCAGAACCCGATCGAACAGGAAGGGACGTACCCGCTCCCGGAGGCGCAGGTGGATCGTTTCATGATGAAGATCAAGGTGGGCTATCCGACGCGGGAAGAGGAACTGGAGATCATGCGCCGCATGGCCCGCACCGGCGACAAGGCAGCCATCCGGCCGGTCGTCCGGCCCGCCCAGATCCTCTCGGCCCGGCGTGTCCTCAACGAGCTCTACATCGACGAGCGGGTGGAGCACTACATCATCGACCTGGTGATGGCCTCCCGCGATCCGGCATCCTACCGGCTGGCGACCCTCCGGCCGCTGATCGAGTACGGCGCCTCCCCGCGGGCGTCGATCTACCTGAACCTGGCCGCACGAGCCCACGCCTTTCTGCAACACCGGGCCTACGTCACGCCGGAAGACGTCCGCTCGGTCGCCATGGACGTGCTGCGCCACCGCATCGCCATCACCTACGAAGCCGAGGCCGAGGAGGTCACCAGCGAAGACATCGTCCGGCGCATCCTGGAAACCGTCGAGGTGCCCTGA
- a CDS encoding galactokinase family protein, with protein sequence MIPPERYATPSLVRPFLHALDRLQQREMLRPVQLTERAVSLLAEYFGAKTVPVEAAFAHGSLALIGDHTHHVGGFALMRSVAHGMAVAVRGTEEAGVRVALEGEGAWAFGPDRASGSPAGAPRLARAVGTLLRCLAPPGYGVEAVVVGTVPQAVAEARLGASGVAAARALQALLARADDTTTLIRAVRTTLSEVMEQPFSAAYLLASDAGRAEAFILVDTHTLESLPVMTAGQEKPGWGLVAMPEPPPDAAEHDRHRVEKAGAALELLRRKGFATLASFRELEHRDLQRALDVLPRRYRPVVRYLVTANRLVPKLVGAVRRGDWQMFGALLLMSHAAQRNDWGNVTPEADFVVEQVRAMSLEGLYGAHITGRGGGVLLVGQPFALPAALDRIQAAFEDRFGLLPETLLL encoded by the coding sequence ATGATTCCTCCAGAACGATACGCGACCCCTTCGCTGGTCCGGCCCTTTCTGCACGCCCTCGACCGGTTGCAGCAGCGGGAGATGCTTCGGCCGGTACAGTTGACGGAACGGGCCGTGAGCCTGCTGGCGGAGTATTTTGGTGCGAAGACGGTTCCGGTGGAGGCCGCCTTCGCGCACGGTAGCCTGGCGCTCATTGGCGACCACACGCACCATGTCGGCGGCTTTGCGCTGATGCGCTCGGTCGCTCACGGGATGGCCGTGGCAGTCCGTGGGACGGAGGAGGCGGGGGTGCGCGTTGCCCTGGAAGGGGAGGGGGCGTGGGCGTTTGGGCCGGACCGGGCCTCCGGGTCGCCGGCGGGGGCGCCGCGGCTCGCCCGGGCGGTGGGGACGCTGCTGCGATGCCTGGCGCCGCCGGGGTACGGGGTCGAGGCAGTGGTCGTCGGTACGGTGCCGCAGGCGGTGGCGGAGGCGCGACTGGGGGCGTCCGGGGTGGCGGCTGCCCGCGCCCTGCAGGCCCTGCTCGCCCGTGCCGACGACACCACCACGCTGATACGGGCCGTCCGCACGACGCTCTCCGAGGTGATGGAGCAGCCCTTCAGCGCCGCCTACCTGCTGGCCAGCGACGCCGGCCGTGCCGAAGCGTTTATCCTGGTCGATACCCATACACTCGAGTCCCTGCCCGTCATGACGGCGGGGCAGGAGAAGCCGGGGTGGGGGCTCGTGGCCATGCCCGAACCGCCTCCGGACGCCGCCGAGCACGACCGGCACCGGGTCGAAAAGGCCGGGGCCGCCCTGGAACTGCTCCGGCGCAAGGGGTTTGCCACGCTGGCTTCGTTCCGGGAACTCGAGCACCGGGATCTGCAGCGGGCGCTGGATGTGCTTCCGCGTCGCTACCGTCCCGTCGTCCGCTACCTGGTCACCGCAAACCGGCTCGTGCCCAAGCTGGTCGGGGCCGTGCGGCGGGGCGACTGGCAGATGTTCGGAGCGCTGTTGCTGATGTCACACGCCGCACAGCGCAACGACTGGGGCAACGTGACACCCGAGGCCGACTTCGTCGTGGAGCAGGTGCGGGCGATGAGCCTCGAAGGGCTCTACGGGGCCCACATCACCGGTCGCGGGGGCGGGGTGTTGCTCGTCGGCCAGCCGTTTGCGCTCCCGGCAGCCCTCGACCGTATCCAGGCGGCCTTCGAAGACCGCTTCGGCCTCCTGCCGGAGACCCTCTTGCTCTGA